A section of the Dehalobacter sp. DCM genome encodes:
- the pyrH gene encoding UMP kinase codes for MTEARYRRIVLKLSGEALAGNQGFGIAQDMLDTVAKQIGEAKKLGVDIALVVGGGNIWRGIAGSSQGIDRATSDYMGMLATVMNALALQDALEQHHIDTRVLSAIEMRQVAEPYIRRRAIRHMEKGRVVIFAAGTGNPYFSTDTTAALRAAEIEADVILMAKQVDGVYDCDPLKNTNAQKFEKLSYLEVLSRGLGVMDSTATSLCMDNDIPLIVFNLKQNGNIIKAIQGEPIGTYVGR; via the coding sequence ATGACAGAAGCGCGTTACCGCCGCATCGTTCTTAAACTGAGCGGAGAAGCACTCGCCGGGAATCAGGGATTCGGCATAGCTCAGGATATGCTGGATACAGTTGCCAAGCAGATCGGTGAAGCCAAGAAGCTTGGGGTAGATATTGCACTTGTCGTCGGCGGGGGAAACATATGGCGCGGAATTGCGGGAAGTTCACAGGGGATTGACCGCGCAACGTCTGACTATATGGGCATGCTGGCCACTGTTATGAATGCCCTGGCCTTGCAGGATGCCTTGGAACAGCACCATATCGATACCCGGGTATTATCGGCAATTGAAATGAGACAGGTAGCTGAGCCTTACATACGAAGGCGCGCCATTCGCCATATGGAAAAAGGAAGGGTTGTCATATTTGCAGCAGGGACGGGCAATCCCTATTTCTCCACAGACACAACGGCAGCTCTCCGGGCAGCAGAAATTGAAGCGGATGTCATATTGATGGCAAAACAGGTTGATGGTGTTTATGATTGTGACCCCCTCAAAAACACAAATGCACAAAAATTTGAAAAACTGAGTTATTTAGAAGTGTTGAGCAGGGGACTCGGCGTAATGGATTCAACGGCAACCTCATTATGTATGGATAACGATATTCCGTTGATTGTTTTTAATTTGAAACAGAATGGTAATATTATTAAGGCAATCCAGGGAGAGCCTATAGGGACATATGTAGGGAGGTAA
- a CDS encoding phosphatidate cytidylyltransferase has protein sequence MTKRIISALIGAPLLLIVTWLGGWYLSILVVILALLGLREFLYIGRKAGFIIRQWPMVVFCTIWLIVFVSGLKEWLLPLGVVWLMLTLGSYALRYPNVSLEKVAYSFLALIYPVFMFTFLESLRGLPDGLYWCFFVFAMVWLTDTGAFFVGITLGKHKLVPKVSPNKSVEGAIGGLAMALISGLAFWLITDIGSLPGILVLSLLTSMVSQIGDLFESALKRTAGVKDSGKLIPGHGGILDRFDSFLFALPLVYYAIQLGIVY, from the coding sequence ATGACAAAGAGAATTATCAGTGCTCTCATTGGAGCCCCTCTTTTATTAATTGTGACCTGGCTTGGCGGCTGGTATCTGAGTATTCTGGTCGTGATTCTTGCCTTGCTGGGACTGAGAGAATTTCTCTATATCGGACGCAAGGCGGGTTTCATTATCCGTCAATGGCCCATGGTTGTTTTCTGTACGATTTGGCTGATCGTATTTGTTTCGGGATTGAAAGAATGGCTGCTTCCCCTTGGTGTTGTATGGCTGATGCTGACCCTGGGAAGTTATGCGTTAAGATACCCGAACGTATCTCTGGAAAAGGTCGCCTATTCTTTTTTGGCGCTGATCTATCCTGTTTTCATGTTTACCTTTCTCGAATCCCTTCGGGGTCTTCCTGATGGTCTCTATTGGTGCTTTTTCGTTTTTGCCATGGTTTGGCTGACCGATACCGGGGCGTTTTTTGTCGGAATCACGTTGGGAAAACATAAACTTGTACCGAAAGTCAGTCCTAACAAGTCGGTGGAGGGTGCCATCGGTGGTTTGGCTATGGCGCTGATCAGTGGTCTGGCCTTTTGGCTGATTACCGATATCGGATCACTGCCGGGTATTCTGGTGTTGTCGCTGTTAACGAGCATGGTCTCTCAAATCGGCGATTTATTTGAATCCGCATTGAAACGAACGGCCGGGGTCAAGGATTCCGGGAAGCTGATTCCCGGGCATGGCGGTATTTTAGACCGGTTTGACAGTTTCCTTTTTGCCCTGCCTTTAGTATATTATGCGATCCAGCTTGGGATCGTATACTAG
- the hslV gene encoding ATP-dependent protease subunit HslV: protein MFHATTIIAIKKGRQVAIAGDGQVTMGQATVMKHKARKIRRLYQGKVLAGFAGSVADAFTLFEKFEGKLEQYHGNLARAAVELAKEWRTDKMLRNLEALLIVADKDTILLISGSGEVIEPDDGIAAIGSGGNYALAAARALNAHTDLSAGELVKEAMKIAASICVYTNENIIVEELEDNV, encoded by the coding sequence ATGTTTCATGCAACAACGATTATTGCCATTAAAAAGGGCCGCCAGGTAGCCATTGCCGGCGACGGACAGGTGACCATGGGACAGGCGACGGTGATGAAACATAAAGCCCGGAAGATCCGCCGTCTCTATCAAGGGAAGGTCTTGGCTGGATTTGCAGGCTCGGTAGCCGATGCGTTTACCCTTTTTGAAAAATTCGAAGGGAAGCTTGAACAATACCACGGAAATCTGGCAAGGGCTGCTGTTGAACTTGCAAAAGAATGGCGTACTGACAAGATGCTGAGAAATTTGGAAGCATTGCTGATCGTCGCTGATAAAGACACGATTCTGCTTATTTCAGGTTCCGGCGAAGTCATTGAACCCGATGATGGCATTGCCGCCATCGGATCCGGTGGGAATTATGCACTTGCGGCGGCCAGAGCGCTGAATGCGCACACTGACTTAAGTGCCGGAGAACTGGTAAAGGAAGCAATGAAGATTGCTGCCTCTATTTGTGTTTATACGAATGAAAACATCATTGTGGAAGAACTGGAGGACAACGTCTGA
- a CDS encoding 1-deoxy-D-xylulose-5-phosphate reductoisomerase produces the protein MKMISVLGSTGSIGTQTLDVVRAAEGKLKVYALTANARTDLIEQQIREFNPALAVMMDERRAHDLEERVKDLPVKVLAGVEGLIAAATAEPVGTVVTAVSGSIGLEPTLAALQAGKDIALANKETLVAAGELVMRKAAENGCSILPVDSEHAAVFQCINGNKKQLRKIILTASGGPFRGWTGEQLAKVTPAMALKHPNWTMGAKITIDSATMMNKSLEVIEAKFLFGVDYDDIDVLVHPQSIVHSMVEYGDGSVIAQLGVPDMRIPIQYALSYPERWTNTSEHLSLAGKNLTFEEPDLDAFPALRLGFSCGRRGGTLPAVMNAANEICVHAFLGGRIHYLEILELVEETCRAHKVLPVDNINTILDADGWAREYANELIRSMKHNARD, from the coding sequence GTGAAAATGATTTCGGTATTAGGTTCCACGGGTTCCATCGGTACACAGACATTGGATGTAGTGAGAGCTGCCGAAGGGAAACTGAAGGTATATGCTCTTACAGCAAATGCCCGGACAGACTTAATCGAACAGCAGATCCGTGAATTCAATCCCGCACTCGCTGTGATGATGGATGAGCGGCGTGCACATGATCTTGAAGAAAGAGTCAAAGACCTTCCGGTAAAAGTCCTTGCCGGTGTCGAGGGTTTAATCGCAGCAGCGACGGCAGAACCGGTGGGAACTGTTGTAACCGCAGTCAGCGGCAGTATCGGCCTTGAGCCCACCTTGGCGGCACTGCAAGCCGGTAAGGATATTGCGCTGGCGAATAAAGAGACACTGGTGGCTGCGGGAGAACTTGTCATGAGAAAAGCTGCTGAAAACGGCTGTTCCATTTTACCCGTTGACAGTGAGCACGCGGCGGTATTCCAATGTATAAATGGAAATAAGAAACAATTGAGAAAGATTATCCTGACGGCATCCGGCGGCCCCTTCAGGGGGTGGACCGGTGAGCAGTTGGCCAAAGTTACGCCAGCCATGGCGCTCAAACATCCGAACTGGACCATGGGGGCGAAAATTACGATAGACTCCGCGACGATGATGAACAAGTCCCTCGAAGTAATTGAAGCCAAGTTCTTATTCGGTGTCGACTATGATGACATTGATGTTTTGGTGCATCCTCAAAGCATTGTTCATTCCATGGTTGAATACGGCGATGGTTCTGTGATCGCTCAGCTTGGTGTACCGGATATGCGGATACCTATTCAATATGCTCTGAGTTATCCTGAGCGGTGGACCAATACGTCGGAACACCTTTCCCTCGCTGGAAAAAACCTGACGTTTGAAGAGCCGGATCTGGATGCTTTCCCAGCCCTAAGGCTTGGCTTCAGCTGCGGCAGACGCGGCGGAACCCTTCCGGCAGTGATGAATGCCGCCAATGAAATCTGTGTACATGCTTTCCTTGGAGGCCGCATACACTATCTTGAGATCCTTGAATTGGTTGAGGAAACCTGCCGGGCCCACAAGGTCCTGCCGGTAGACAACATAAATACCATTCTGGATGCAGATGGATGGGCCAGGGAGTACGCGAACGAACTTATTCGAAGCATGAAGCACAATGCACGAGACTAG
- a CDS encoding isoprenyl transferase, with the protein MKVWKKATDDFSKKNIDITRIPKHLAIIMDGNGRWAQKKGLPRAIGHRAGVEALREIVRGSNDLGIKYLTIYAFSTENWKRPQTEVGILMSLLNEYIRKELAELHANNVKICILGHREDMPADLREACATASKKTSDNTGLVLNVALNYGGRSEILKAVKEIALEVKNGILDADQITEEVFESHLFTKGCPEPELVVRTSGEMRLSNFLLWQAAYSEIVIVDECWPDFNRESLLKTISNYQKRDRRFGGISEC; encoded by the coding sequence GTGAAAGTTTGGAAGAAAGCTACCGATGACTTTTCAAAGAAAAATATTGATATAACGCGAATTCCAAAACATCTGGCCATTATTATGGATGGAAACGGTCGTTGGGCTCAGAAGAAAGGTTTACCGCGGGCCATCGGCCATCGTGCCGGTGTCGAAGCCCTGCGTGAAATCGTCAGAGGCAGCAATGATCTTGGGATCAAGTATTTAACAATCTATGCTTTTTCCACTGAGAATTGGAAAAGACCTCAAACCGAGGTAGGGATTCTGATGTCCTTGCTCAATGAGTATATTCGCAAAGAATTGGCTGAGCTTCACGCGAATAATGTCAAGATCTGCATTTTGGGACATCGGGAGGATATGCCTGCCGATCTCAGAGAGGCATGCGCCACGGCCAGTAAAAAAACCAGTGATAACACGGGCTTGGTGCTTAACGTAGCCTTGAATTACGGCGGTCGCTCGGAAATACTGAAAGCGGTCAAGGAAATAGCCCTCGAAGTAAAGAACGGGATTCTTGACGCGGATCAAATAACCGAAGAAGTTTTTGAAAGTCATTTGTTCACAAAAGGTTGTCCCGAACCAGAATTAGTCGTTCGGACTTCGGGTGAAATGCGCTTAAGCAATTTTCTGCTCTGGCAAGCCGCCTATTCGGAAATTGTAATTGTTGACGAATGCTGGCCGGATTTTAATCGCGAATCCCTGCTGAAAACCATAAGTAACTATCAAAAACGAGACCGTCGTTTTGGCGGTATATCGGAATGTTGA
- the codY gene encoding GTP-sensing pleiotropic transcriptional regulator CodY encodes MERLLEKTRTISRLVQSAAGKPVDFAEMAKVLGKEIDANCYIVGRRGKILGYQFMEDFMCSQMEEIVHHAERFPESYNEGLLKITETHANLTQKENACVFGPEDKCIFKNKITTVVPVLGGGDRIGTLILARFDKEFTAEDLIMAEYGATVIGMEILRAKAEQAEEVARKKAAVQIAVGTLSYSELEAVEHIFAELGSGEGLLVASKIADRVGITRSVIVNALRKFESAGVIESKSLGMKGTFIKVLNEFLLEELDKYLHRHH; translated from the coding sequence GTGGAAAGGTTACTGGAAAAAACCAGGACCATTAGCAGGCTTGTCCAGAGCGCCGCTGGCAAACCTGTCGACTTTGCTGAAATGGCTAAAGTATTGGGAAAAGAAATTGATGCGAATTGCTATATCGTCGGGCGCAGGGGAAAGATCCTCGGTTATCAGTTTATGGAAGACTTTATGTGCAGTCAGATGGAAGAAATTGTTCATCATGCCGAACGGTTTCCGGAAAGCTATAATGAGGGACTATTGAAAATCACCGAAACTCACGCCAACCTGACCCAAAAGGAAAATGCGTGTGTATTCGGTCCGGAAGACAAATGTATATTCAAGAATAAGATAACCACCGTTGTTCCGGTCCTCGGCGGCGGAGACCGTATTGGGACCTTGATCCTCGCACGGTTCGATAAGGAATTTACCGCAGAGGATTTGATCATGGCGGAATATGGCGCGACGGTCATCGGTATGGAAATTCTAAGAGCCAAGGCGGAACAGGCGGAAGAGGTTGCCCGTAAAAAAGCGGCTGTTCAAATTGCCGTTGGGACACTGTCTTATTCCGAACTGGAAGCAGTCGAGCACATCTTTGCCGAATTAGGCAGCGGTGAAGGACTGCTGGTTGCCAGTAAAATTGCTGACAGAGTGGGGATCACTCGTTCAGTTATTGTCAATGCGCTGCGCAAATTCGAATCAGCCGGTGTGATTGAATCGAAATCCTTGGGGATGAAGGGTACCTTTATTAAGGTTCTCAATGAATTCCTTCTCGAAGAATTGGACAAGTACTTGCATCGTCACCACTGA
- the frr gene encoding ribosome recycling factor: protein MVNDILNEADSKMHKTVEVLRKDLATVRAGRANPAILDKVTVDYYGTPTPINQLANISVPDPRMITIQPWDKSSIKDIEKAILKSDLGLNPSNDGIVIRLSIPQLTADRRAELVKTVKKKGEDAKIAIRNIRREVIDDIKQVEKEKLVSEDDAKKAQEKAQKLTDKIIKDIEDILEKKEKEVMEV from the coding sequence ATGGTCAATGATATCTTAAATGAAGCCGACTCGAAAATGCATAAAACAGTCGAAGTGCTGCGTAAAGACTTGGCGACAGTCAGAGCGGGACGTGCAAATCCGGCAATACTGGATAAGGTGACCGTTGACTATTACGGTACACCGACTCCCATCAATCAGTTAGCTAATATTTCGGTACCCGATCCGCGGATGATTACGATTCAGCCCTGGGATAAATCATCGATCAAAGATATTGAGAAAGCCATTCTCAAATCCGATCTTGGCCTTAACCCATCCAATGACGGAATTGTGATCAGGCTCAGTATTCCGCAGCTTACGGCAGACCGTCGTGCAGAGCTCGTCAAGACGGTCAAGAAAAAGGGTGAAGATGCAAAGATTGCGATTCGTAACATTCGCCGTGAAGTGATCGATGACATCAAACAAGTTGAAAAAGAAAAACTCGTTTCTGAGGATGATGCAAAAAAGGCGCAGGAAAAAGCTCAGAAGCTAACGGATAAAATCATTAAGGATATCGAGGATATCCTGGAGAAAAAAGAAAAAGAAGTAATGGAAGTGTGA
- the xerA gene encoding site-specific tyrosine recombinase/integron integrase, which translates to MLADHALDSFSDYLKTKNSSELTISSYQSDLLQFLEFAAGELGTDVENLDVNAVDKYIVRSFIGRMSERRLKRKSIARKLAAMRSFYRYLSREGHIGQNPVQNITTPKIEKHLPRFLFQEHMEKLLTAAQLDSRFGCRDQLIVELLYGSGLRVSELVSLNIMDVAIGDCLIKVRGKGKKERIVPLTEPAVAILRQYLSQRRDQEEALILNYQNTRLTARSVRRVLEKIEKEAKVNQHIHPHMLRHTFATHLLEGGADLRSVQELLGHKKLSSTQIYTHLTREKLRSVYRSAHPRAK; encoded by the coding sequence GTGCTGGCTGACCATGCTTTAGATTCTTTTTCCGATTACCTGAAAACAAAGAATTCCTCTGAACTGACCATATCCTCCTATCAATCCGATTTACTGCAATTTCTGGAATTTGCTGCCGGTGAGTTAGGGACGGATGTCGAAAACCTTGATGTTAATGCCGTCGATAAATATATTGTTCGCAGTTTTATTGGACGCATGTCGGAAAGAAGGCTGAAGCGTAAAAGCATCGCTCGCAAATTAGCGGCAATGCGCTCTTTTTATCGCTATCTCAGCCGTGAGGGACATATCGGTCAAAATCCGGTTCAGAACATCACCACACCGAAAATAGAGAAGCACCTGCCGCGGTTTCTTTTCCAGGAGCATATGGAAAAACTCCTCACAGCGGCTCAGCTGGATTCCCGCTTTGGTTGCCGGGATCAGCTCATTGTTGAACTTTTATATGGATCGGGACTTCGGGTAAGCGAACTGGTTAGTTTGAACATAATGGATGTGGCCATCGGCGACTGTTTGATCAAAGTCAGAGGAAAAGGGAAAAAGGAGAGGATAGTTCCTTTAACAGAACCGGCTGTCGCTATCCTTAGACAGTATCTTTCGCAGCGCCGGGATCAGGAGGAGGCATTGATTCTCAACTACCAGAATACGCGCCTCACTGCCCGTTCAGTACGGCGAGTTCTTGAAAAGATTGAGAAGGAAGCCAAGGTGAACCAACATATCCATCCCCATATGCTCCGGCATACGTTTGCCACGCATCTCCTGGAAGGCGGTGCGGATCTGCGAAGCGTCCAGGAATTATTGGGACATAAGAAATTATCGTCGACTCAAATTTATACCCATTTGACCCGGGAAAAACTGCGCAGCGTCTACCGCAGCGCCCATCCCCGCGCAAAATAA
- the trmFO gene encoding methylenetetrahydrofolate--tRNA-(uracil(54)-C(5))-methyltransferase (FADH(2)-oxidizing) TrmFO yields MDKVMVIGGGLAGPEAAWQLAQRGIAVELYEMRPDKSTPIHKTGSFAELVCSNSLRAAGLENAVGLLKEEMRRLNSLIMQAADATSVPAGGALAVDREQFSQWVTDRISAHSLIRVNREEVTAIPRDKMVIVASGPLTSDKLAEDILQLTGKEALSFFDAAAPIVDLASVDMQKAFWASRYDKGEADYLNCAMNKEEYEAFYEALITAETAEVKGFENKHVFEGCMPIEVMAQRGPMTMAFGPLKPVGIRNPHTDERPYAVVQLRKENIQGTLLNMVGFQTHLKWSEQRRVFRMIPGLENAEFVRYGVMHRNSFLDAPQVLRADFSLQDSPHIFFAGQITGVEGYVESAASGLLAGLNAYRRVMGMDTLVFPPETALGGLARHLEGSPSVDFQPMNINFGIIAPLEQRIRRKREKNAKISERALVALTKYVQENEINL; encoded by the coding sequence ATGGATAAAGTCATGGTAATCGGCGGTGGTTTGGCAGGTCCGGAAGCAGCTTGGCAATTGGCCCAGCGCGGCATTGCGGTTGAGCTTTACGAAATGAGACCGGATAAATCAACCCCGATTCATAAAACCGGTTCCTTTGCCGAGCTGGTTTGCAGTAACTCGCTTAGGGCAGCCGGTTTGGAAAATGCCGTGGGCCTGCTTAAGGAAGAAATGCGCCGCTTGAATTCGCTGATCATGCAGGCGGCCGACGCCACATCCGTTCCAGCCGGCGGGGCGTTGGCAGTTGACAGGGAACAGTTCTCACAATGGGTCACAGATCGGATTTCTGCCCATTCCCTGATTCGGGTGAACCGTGAAGAGGTTACGGCAATACCGCGTGATAAAATGGTTATCGTTGCCTCAGGCCCCCTGACATCGGATAAATTAGCAGAGGACATCCTGCAATTAACCGGAAAGGAAGCCCTTTCCTTTTTTGATGCCGCAGCGCCCATCGTAGACCTGGCCAGTGTCGATATGCAAAAAGCCTTTTGGGCTTCCCGCTACGATAAAGGTGAGGCTGATTATTTGAATTGTGCGATGAATAAAGAAGAATATGAGGCATTCTATGAAGCGTTGATTACCGCGGAAACCGCTGAGGTCAAAGGCTTTGAGAATAAACATGTATTTGAAGGCTGTATGCCTATTGAGGTCATGGCGCAAAGAGGGCCCATGACGATGGCCTTTGGCCCGCTGAAGCCGGTTGGTATTCGCAATCCGCATACGGATGAGAGGCCTTATGCTGTTGTTCAGTTGCGTAAAGAGAATATTCAAGGAACGCTTCTGAATATGGTCGGCTTTCAAACCCATTTGAAATGGTCGGAACAGAGACGGGTTTTCCGCATGATTCCGGGACTTGAGAACGCGGAGTTTGTGCGTTACGGCGTCATGCATCGGAATTCATTCCTTGACGCGCCGCAGGTCCTCCGGGCTGATTTTAGTTTACAAGACAGTCCCCATATCTTCTTCGCCGGTCAAATTACAGGTGTTGAAGGCTATGTTGAATCGGCAGCAAGCGGTCTGCTTGCAGGTTTAAATGCCTATCGGCGGGTCATGGGCATGGATACACTGGTTTTCCCGCCGGAAACAGCCTTGGGAGGATTAGCCCGTCATCTGGAGGGGTCACCGAGTGTGGATTTTCAGCCGATGAATATTAATTTTGGAATCATCGCCCCACTGGAACAGCGTATCAGACGAAAAAGGGAAAAGAACGCCAAGATTTCCGAAAGAGCCCTCGTGGCATTGACAAAGTATGTGCAAGAAAATGAGATTAACCTATAA
- the tsf gene encoding translation elongation factor Ts — protein MAEVTSAQVKELRERTGAGMMDCKKALTECGCDMDKAIDFLREKGLAAAAKKEGRIAAEGIVEAYIHGGGRIGVLLEINCETDFVSRGDEFRLLAKDIAMQIAAAKPQYVNKEDVPADVIAHEREIFRAQALNEGKPEKIVDKMVDGRLEKFYKEVCLVEQPFIKDPDILVKDLIIGKIAKIGEKISVRRFARYELGEGIEKKQDNFADEVMREINK, from the coding sequence ATGGCTGAAGTAACCTCTGCTCAGGTTAAAGAACTCAGGGAAAGAACCGGAGCAGGCATGATGGACTGCAAAAAAGCACTGACCGAATGCGGCTGCGATATGGACAAAGCCATCGATTTCTTAAGAGAAAAGGGCTTGGCCGCAGCGGCTAAGAAAGAAGGACGCATTGCTGCCGAGGGAATCGTTGAAGCTTATATCCATGGCGGCGGAAGAATCGGCGTACTGCTCGAGATCAATTGTGAAACCGACTTTGTTTCTCGCGGAGACGAATTCAGACTGTTAGCTAAAGATATCGCGATGCAGATTGCAGCTGCCAAACCGCAGTATGTTAATAAAGAAGACGTTCCGGCCGATGTCATTGCCCATGAAAGAGAAATCTTCAGGGCGCAGGCATTAAATGAAGGCAAACCGGAAAAAATCGTCGATAAAATGGTTGATGGCCGTTTGGAAAAGTTCTATAAAGAAGTATGTTTAGTAGAACAGCCGTTTATCAAAGATCCCGATATTTTGGTCAAGGATCTGATCATCGGCAAGATAGCTAAAATCGGAGAGAAAATTTCTGTTCGCAGATTCGCCCGTTACGAACTGGGTGAAGGAATCGAAAAGAAACAAGATAATTTCGCCGATGAAGTTATGAGAGAAATCAATAAATAA
- the rpsB gene encoding 30S ribosomal protein S2 produces MAVISMKQLLEAGVHFGHQTRRWNPKMARYIFTERNGIYIIDLQKTVKKVDEAYNFIRDIAANGGTVLFVGTKKQAQESVKEEAERCGMYFVNERWLGGMLTNFQTIQKRVQRLHQLEKMEAEGVFEVLPKKEVAALRHEMGKLERFLGGIKNMKKLPDALFIVDPRKERIAVAEARRLNIPIVGIVDTNCDPDEIDVVIPANDDAIRAVKLLTAKMADGIIEGQQGSLDDDTEEAEEINQNIEE; encoded by the coding sequence ATGGCTGTAATTTCTATGAAGCAACTCTTAGAAGCCGGTGTACACTTCGGGCACCAGACCCGCCGCTGGAATCCAAAAATGGCGCGTTACATTTTCACGGAAAGAAATGGGATTTACATCATCGACCTCCAGAAAACAGTGAAGAAGGTCGACGAAGCCTATAATTTCATCCGGGATATCGCTGCTAATGGCGGAACAGTATTGTTCGTTGGCACCAAGAAACAGGCTCAGGAATCCGTGAAGGAAGAAGCAGAACGCTGTGGCATGTACTTTGTCAATGAGCGTTGGCTCGGTGGTATGCTGACCAACTTCCAGACGATCCAAAAACGGGTACAGAGACTGCATCAACTGGAAAAGATGGAAGCCGAAGGTGTTTTTGAAGTGCTTCCGAAAAAAGAAGTTGCTGCACTGCGCCATGAAATGGGTAAACTGGAACGTTTCCTTGGCGGAATCAAGAACATGAAGAAACTGCCGGATGCATTATTCATTGTTGACCCGCGCAAAGAGAGAATTGCCGTTGCCGAAGCAAGAAGACTGAACATTCCGATCGTCGGGATCGTCGATACCAACTGTGATCCGGATGAGATCGATGTCGTCATTCCGGCTAACGATGATGCTATCCGTGCTGTCAAGCTGTTAACAGCGAAAATGGCCGATGGAATCATCGAGGGACAACAGGGAAGCCTCGACGACGATACTGAAGAAGCTGAAGAGATCAATCAAAACATTGAAGAATAG
- the hslU gene encoding ATP-dependent protease ATPase subunit HslU, with protein MEQLTPKEIVAELDKYIVGQKEAKRAVAIALRNRYRRSLLPASLQEDVLPKNILMIGPTGVGKTEIARRLAKLVKAPFNKVEATKFTEVGYVGRDVESIIRDLIEIALRMVKAEKMKEVEAQAEINAERRLLALLAPGKKKETSNPNPFQYLFNQDAEQEKEAPVSPEVEKDRDFLRQKLHKGELEDHTLEIEVEESQPYADMLGASGMEMGVNLQDMMAGMFPKKHKKRKVTVKEARRLLTQEEAQNLIDQDEAVQEAVRRTEQEGIVFIDEIDKIAGKEAAGGPDVSRGGVQRDILPLVEGSTVMTKYGPVRTDHILFIAAGAFHVSKPSDLIPELQGRLPIRVELESLSVADFKRILTEPQASLIKQYSALLSTEGINVMFSENAIEEIAEIAFHVNASTENIGARRLHTIVEKVLEELSFEASELPEDYAITINREYIQKRVGDVAKDQDLSKYIL; from the coding sequence ATGGAGCAGCTGACACCAAAAGAAATTGTGGCTGAATTAGACAAATATATTGTTGGGCAAAAGGAAGCTAAACGGGCAGTTGCCATTGCCTTGCGCAACAGATACCGCCGTTCGCTTTTGCCGGCTTCACTGCAGGAAGATGTGCTTCCCAAAAATATTTTAATGATCGGTCCCACCGGGGTTGGAAAGACAGAAATTGCGCGGCGGTTGGCCAAACTGGTCAAAGCACCGTTTAACAAAGTCGAAGCAACGAAATTCACCGAGGTGGGATATGTCGGAAGGGATGTTGAATCCATCATCCGTGATCTCATCGAGATCGCTCTGCGTATGGTCAAGGCAGAAAAAATGAAGGAAGTAGAAGCACAAGCGGAAATCAATGCAGAGAGACGACTGCTCGCCTTGTTGGCTCCCGGCAAAAAGAAAGAGACATCCAATCCGAATCCATTTCAGTATTTATTTAATCAGGATGCGGAACAGGAAAAAGAAGCACCGGTTTCGCCCGAAGTAGAAAAAGACAGAGATTTTTTAAGACAAAAATTGCATAAAGGGGAACTCGAAGACCATACGTTGGAAATCGAAGTCGAGGAAAGCCAGCCTTATGCTGATATGCTCGGGGCGTCCGGCATGGAGATGGGTGTCAATTTACAGGATATGATGGCCGGGATGTTTCCCAAAAAACACAAAAAACGTAAAGTTACCGTGAAGGAAGCGCGCAGGCTCCTGACCCAGGAAGAAGCGCAGAACCTGATCGATCAGGATGAAGCGGTACAGGAGGCAGTTCGACGGACTGAGCAGGAAGGGATTGTTTTTATCGATGAGATCGATAAAATTGCCGGCAAAGAGGCAGCCGGGGGGCCGGATGTTTCCCGCGGCGGTGTCCAGCGCGATATCCTGCCGTTAGTCGAAGGATCGACGGTAATGACCAAATACGGGCCGGTACGGACGGATCACATTCTGTTTATAGCCGCTGGTGCCTTTCATGTCTCGAAGCCGTCCGATCTTATTCCGGAACTGCAGGGGAGATTGCCGATCCGGGTGGAACTGGAATCTCTGAGTGTCGCCGATTTTAAACGCATACTTACCGAGCCCCAGGCCTCGCTGATTAAACAATACAGCGCGCTGCTCTCAACCGAAGGCATCAATGTTATGTTTTCGGAAAATGCAATTGAAGAAATTGCTGAGATCGCCTTTCATGTCAATGCCTCAACAGAGAATATCGGAGCCAGAAGACTTCATACCATCGTGGAAAAAGTACTTGAGGAGCTTTCGTTTGAAGCCTCGGAATTACCGGAGGATTATGCGATAACCATTAACCGCGAATATATTCAGAAACGGGTTGGCGATGTGGCTAAAGACCAGGATCTATCCAAATATATTTTATAA